One Exiguobacterium sp. BMC-KP genomic window, AATCGCCGTCGCAGTGTAAGCTCCTTTAAGTCGGACTAAGGGCGATTGATCACTTGTTGCAACAACGATGATCGACCGACTCATTCCTTCCTCGCCTAATTCAGCTTCGATGAACTCTTTAACTTCACGTCCACGCTCTCCAATTAAAGCAATCACGTTGATATCCGCAGTCGATCGTTTTGCAATCATTCCTAGAAGTGTTGACTTCCCGACACCCGATCCCGCAAATAACCCAACACGCTGTCCTTCACCTACTGTTAACAACGTATCAATCGCTCGTATGCCAGTAGAGAGTACTTCACTAATGCGTGGACGACTTAACGGGCTTGGTGGCTTCCTAACAATTGATGTTGTTTTTAAATGATCCAGATTTTCACCGTCTAACGGTCTTCCTAGTCCATCTAACACTTGACCGATCAATTCTTCCCCTACAGGAACATGTAACGGTTTGCCTGAAGCAATAACGATAGACCCTGGAGCGATTGCCGTCGTTTCACCATAAGGCATAAGTAAAACATGCCCCTCTTTAAAGCCAACGACCTCTGCTTCAATTTCATGATGCGCGTTCAATTGAATAAAACAGCGTTCTCCAATTGATACAGCCGTTGGTCCTCTCGATTCGATCATCAACCCGATTACTTGGACAACTTTTCCTGAATGTCGAAGAAGATCATCAAATTTAATGTCTTGAATCGCTTCTTGCAAA contains:
- the fliI gene encoding flagellar protein export ATPase FliI; the encoded protein is MYKVQHLQEAIQDIKFDDLLRHSGKVVQVIGLMIESRGPTAVSIGERCFIQLNAHHEIEAEVVGFKEGHVLLMPYGETTAIAPGSIVIASGKPLHVPVGEELIGQVLDGLGRPLDGENLDHLKTTSIVRKPPSPLSRPRISEVLSTGIRAIDTLLTVGEGQRVGLFAGSGVGKSTLLGMIAKRSTADINVIALIGERGREVKEFIEAELGEEGMSRSIIVVATSDQSPLVRLKGAYTATAIAEYFRDQGKNVVLMMDSVTRFAMAQREIGLATGEPPASKGYTPSVFALLPQLLERSGKTEQGSITAFYTVLVDGDDMNEPIADAVRGILDGHFVLDRNLANKGQYPAIHVLRSISRVMNQITSEEHKQKAIVFRQLLSTYLDAEDLINIGAYKSGTNPEIDRAIQIYPQLIEFLKQSVHEVSDLDAAIERLFQIIP